The Corallococcus silvisoli genome contains the following window.
CGGCGCGTGCGACACCAAGGGCTTCATCGCCTGCGCGTTGCACACGGCCACGCGCAAGGACCTGCCGGCACTGCAGGCCCCCCTCCTGGTCATCCTCACCGCGGATGAAGAGGTGGGCCTGGTGGGCGCGAAGAAGCTGGTGTCCGCGGGCCTGGGCCGCGCGAAGCACGCCATCGTCGGCGAGCCCACGCGCCTCATCCCCGTGCGCGCCAACAAGGGCTACTGCCTGGCGGAGGTGGAGGTGCTGGGCAAGGAGGGGCACAGCGCGTACCCGGAGCTGGGCGCGTCCGCCATCTTCCGGGCCGGCCGCTTCCTGCACCGGCTGGAGACGCTGGCGAACACCGTGCTGCGCGAGGACCGCGACGAGGGCTTCCAGCCGCCTTTCACCACCGTGAACGTGGGCCTCATCCAGGGCGGCAAGGCGAAGAATGTCCTGCCGGGCTCCTGCCGCTTCACCGTCGAATGGCGCCCCATCCCCGGTCAGGCCGCCGAGCGCGTCCCGGAGCTGATGGAGCACATCCGGCAGGAGCTCGTGCGTGACGAACCCGCCTACGAGGCGCGCATCAACGTGCTGCGCATGGACCGCGGCGTCCACACGCGCGGCGACGCGGACGTGGTGCGCTTCCTGGAGGAGGTGAGCGGCAACGCCTCCGAAACGGTGTCCTTCGGCACGGAGGCCCCCCAGCTGACGGAGCTGGGCGCGGAGGCCGTGGTGTTCGGCCCGGGAGACATCCGCGTCGCGCACCAGACGGGGGAGTTCGTCCCCATGGAGGACCTGGTCCGCTGCGAGGCCGCGCTGACGCAAGCCGTGGCCCGCTTCTGCGCGGGCCGCTGAGGCAGGGCGTCAGGGCTGCTTCGCGTCGACGATCTCGACGTTGCGGAAGCCCTGGCAGGCCTCCTTGAAGCCGAGCACGTACTTCAGGGAGCGCAGCTCCAGCGTCAGCTTGCGCCACAGCTTGCGCAGCAGGTTCGGAGCCGGCGCGGGCACGGTGTCGACGAGCGTGCCCAGGTCGATGTAGTGCGTCGCCGTGCGGCCCATGCCCTCGAAGTCGTGCTCGAGGCTCAGGCTGAGCTGGCGCAGCGCCGGGTCCAACTGCTCGTGGACCGTGTCGGTCATCAGGACGTACTCGGACACGGGCACGTCGTTCTTCAGCATCCGGTGCACCAGGATGACGTCCACGCCCGCCAGCTCCGTGAGGTGCTTCACCTTCTGGAAGGCCACCTCCCCGGCGTGGGCCACGAACTTGAGCGTCAGGGCGCCCACCTGCATGCACCCGTCGCACTGGCACATGCGGTCGACGACGAGCTCTTCCCGGCGGGCGAGGAAGGCGCGGCGGATGTCCGCCACCTGCCGCGCGACCGGCGTGGCGTCGTCGCTCACGGCGTAGAAGAAGGCCGCGTCGCCCTCCAGCTTGGCGAGCTTGAAGCGGCCGGAGGCGTCGATGACGGCCTCGAGCAGCCGCGCCACCGTGTCCTGCGCGTGCGCGAGGCCGAAGCGATGCTGCCGCATGAAGCGGGTGTAGCCACCGATATCCGCGATGAGCAGCAGCGCCTTCTCTATCGCCATGCGGCGTCCAGCCTAACCCAATCCGGGCTGGACGCTCCTTCCCGGCGGCGTCCTCAGTGTCGGGGCAGCGCGCAGGTGCCCAGGTCCCGCAGCATCTTGTGCGCCTCCGCCAGCAGCGCATGCCCCTTCACCTCCGGGGGGACCCGGGCGATGAGCTTCATGTCCGGTGTCAGCCGGTAGAAGCCCTTGGAGCGCTGCACCAGCCCCGCCACCTTCGCGCCGTCCAGCAGCGCGTCGCCGCCCAGCGCCAGGGACAACCGGGCGGGGCCCGCCTCCAGCGCGCGCAGGCGCAGCTCGCGCATGTCGATCTTCAGCAGCGTCACCTCGGAGAGGGCATCCACCTCGTCGGGGGCCTCGCCGTAGCGGTCCACCAGCTCCGCGCGCAGGTCCGTCACCTCGTCGGGGTGGCTGGCCTGACTGAAGCGCTTGTAGAACACCAGCCGCTGGTGCACGTCCGCCACGTAGTCGTCGGGGATGAGCGCCGGCATGGGCAGGTTGATGTCCGGCTCCACATGCACCTTGGGGGGCATGCCCTGCAGCTCCGCCACGGCCTCTTCCATCAGCTGCGCATACAGGTCGAAGCCGATCTCCGCGATGGCGCCCGACTGCTTCTCGCCCAGCAGGTTGCCCGCGCCGCGAATCTCCAGGTCATGGCTGGCGATGGAGAAGCCCGCGCCCAGCTCCGTGAAGTTCTGGAGCACCTCCAGCCGCCGCTGCGCGTCCTTCGTCACCGGACGGCGGGTGGGCACCAGCAGGTACGCGTACGCGCGCTCCTTGCTGCGGCCCACGCGCCCGCGCAGCTGGTAGAGCTGCGCGAGGCCGAACTGGTCCGCGCGGTTGACGATCATCGTGTTGGCGCTGGAGATGTCGATGCCGCTCTCGATGATGCTGGTGCACAGCAGCACCTGGAACTTGTGCTCCGTGAACTGGAGCATCACCTTCTCCAGCTGACCCTCGCCCATCTGGCCGTGCGCCACCCCGATGGAGACCTGGGGCAGCAGCTTCTTGAGCTCCTGCTCCATGGAGGGCAGGGACTCCACGCGGTTGTGCACGAAGAAGACCTGGCCTCCCCGGGCGATCTCCCGCTCCACGGCCTCCTTGATGACGGCCTCGTCGTACTTCATCACGAAGGTGCGGATGGCCCGGCGGTCCTGCGGCGGCGTGGCGATGATGCTCATGTCGCGCACGCCGGACATGCTCATGTGCAGCGTGCGGGGGATGGGCGTCGCCGTCAGCGTCAGCACGTCCACCTGCGTGCGCAGCCGCTTGAGCGCCTCCTTCTGCTTCACGCCGAAGCGCTGCTCCTCGTCCACCACCAGCAGCCCCAGGTCCCGGAAGGCCACCTCGCCCGCCAGCAGCTTGTGCGTGCCGATGACGATGTCGACCTTGCCCTCCTTGGCGCGCCGGAGGATGTCGCGGATCTCCGGGGGCTTGCGGATGCCGGAGATGACCTCCACCGTGACGGGGTAGTCCTTGAAGCGCTTCTTGAAGGAATGGAAGTGCTGCTGCGCCAGCACCGTGGTGGGCACCAGCACCGCCACCTGCTTGCGGTCCAGCGTGGCCTTGAAGGCGGCGCGCATCGCCACCTCCGTCTTGCCGTAGCCCACGTCGCCGCAGACGAGCCGGTCCATCGGCTGCGCCTTCTGCATGTCCGCGAGCACGTCCTCGATGGCCTTCGCCTGGTCCGGCGTCTCCTCGAACTCGAAGTCCGCCTCGAACTGGGCGAAGTAGCGGTCCGGCGGCTGGAACGCATAGCCGGGGTGCGCCTTGCGCGCGGCGGCCATCTGCAACAGCTCCGCCGCCATCTTGAGCAGCTGCTCCTTGACGCGCTTCTTCGTCTTCTCCCAGCTCGTCGTGCCCAGCTTGTCCAGCTGGACCTTCTCCGGGTCCCCGCCGGTGAACTTCTGGATGAGCCGCATGCGGCCCACCGGCAGGTAGATCTTGTCCCGCCCCGCGTACTCCAGGACGAGGAAGTCCCCGGGCACGCCCTGCACCTCCATCTTCGTCAGGCCCGCGTAGCGCCCGATGCCGAAGTCGGTGTGGACGATGAGGTCGCCTTCCTTCAGGTCCTTGAAGCCCGCGGCGAACGCGTCCAGCTTCTTGCTGCGCTTGACGCGGCGGCGCGAGCGGACGCCGAAGATCTCCTCGTCCGCCAGCACCGCGAGCCGCCCCTCGGGGTCGACGAAGCCCTGGCTCACCTCGCCGGTGAACAGGTGCGCCCACACCGCGGGCTCGTAGAGCT
Protein-coding sequences here:
- the mfd gene encoding transcription-repair coupling factor — encoded protein: MDTSSPPKSSGASWPGSPPSSPGDVLARLLASLRAGHRTRTQGVKGAARGHLLARLHRELRVPLVCVAADEEAADALAHDLAFFLGGTGSLLEPRVLRLPADEVLPYDELSPEAGPITERLGALFHLARGTPFPALVLSLRALHRRVLPLAVMEGLAQRVEVGQDFDRDSLARKLSLMGYQNSPLVEDKGTFSVRGGLLDVFSPLYERPVRLEFFGDTIESIRVFDPESQRTVDALKSVDLVPARELLLTDDTRPRAEAAARAVADRINLPTIKLRERLDALREGLPGFGLEGLLPGFFDGGLATVFDYLRAWAPEPVVYLDDPVALDRAQDELWAELAKGVEEADARQDLTYPPEHHFLTREGVAAKLQALRVVEGGGLSLTQSEVPVAFNFGTTQDLREAILAHHGEEGALTPLVERLQRWRDTGVACAVACGTLSQADRLKRLLLDRSVMVKVHTEPMQDAAKLYEPAVWAHLFTGEVSQGFVDPEGRLAVLADEEIFGVRSRRRVKRSKKLDAFAAGFKDLKEGDLIVHTDFGIGRYAGLTKMEVQGVPGDFLVLEYAGRDKIYLPVGRMRLIQKFTGGDPEKVQLDKLGTTSWEKTKKRVKEQLLKMAAELLQMAAARKAHPGYAFQPPDRYFAQFEADFEFEETPDQAKAIEDVLADMQKAQPMDRLVCGDVGYGKTEVAMRAAFKATLDRKQVAVLVPTTVLAQQHFHSFKKRFKDYPVTVEVISGIRKPPEIRDILRRAKEGKVDIVIGTHKLLAGEVAFRDLGLLVVDEEQRFGVKQKEALKRLRTQVDVLTLTATPIPRTLHMSMSGVRDMSIIATPPQDRRAIRTFVMKYDEAVIKEAVEREIARGGQVFFVHNRVESLPSMEQELKKLLPQVSIGVAHGQMGEGQLEKVMLQFTEHKFQVLLCTSIIESGIDISSANTMIVNRADQFGLAQLYQLRGRVGRSKERAYAYLLVPTRRPVTKDAQRRLEVLQNFTELGAGFSIASHDLEIRGAGNLLGEKQSGAIAEIGFDLYAQLMEEAVAELQGMPPKVHVEPDINLPMPALIPDDYVADVHQRLVFYKRFSQASHPDEVTDLRAELVDRYGEAPDEVDALSEVTLLKIDMRELRLRALEAGPARLSLALGGDALLDGAKVAGLVQRSKGFYRLTPDMKLIARVPPEVKGHALLAEAHKMLRDLGTCALPRH
- the argE gene encoding acetylornithine deacetylase, whose amino-acid sequence is MSDTLPALRATLAELVALDTTSSRPNAPLIDYAQARLEAAGFTAERQHYTDDAGVAKVNLVARKGDADRAALALVGHSDCVPYDAAWKDALRLTERDGKLYGRGACDTKGFIACALHTATRKDLPALQAPLLVILTADEEVGLVGAKKLVSAGLGRAKHAIVGEPTRLIPVRANKGYCLAEVEVLGKEGHSAYPELGASAIFRAGRFLHRLETLANTVLREDRDEGFQPPFTTVNVGLIQGGKAKNVLPGSCRFTVEWRPIPGQAAERVPELMEHIRQELVRDEPAYEARINVLRMDRGVHTRGDADVVRFLEEVSGNASETVSFGTEAPQLTELGAEAVVFGPGDIRVAHQTGEFVPMEDLVRCEAALTQAVARFCAGR
- a CDS encoding DUF2652 domain-containing protein; this translates as MAIEKALLLIADIGGYTRFMRQHRFGLAHAQDTVARLLEAVIDASGRFKLAKLEGDAAFFYAVSDDATPVARQVADIRRAFLARREELVVDRMCQCDGCMQVGALTLKFVAHAGEVAFQKVKHLTELAGVDVILVHRMLKNDVPVSEYVLMTDTVHEQLDPALRQLSLSLEHDFEGMGRTATHYIDLGTLVDTVPAPAPNLLRKLWRKLTLELRSLKYVLGFKEACQGFRNVEIVDAKQP